Proteins encoded in a region of the Paucibacter sediminis genome:
- a CDS encoding branched-chain amino acid ABC transporter permease, with product MLSSGLTLIFSMMGVLNFAHASFYMLGAYFAYTLVGVIGFWPALLAAPLLVGLVGAGFERMALRRVHKFGHVPELLITFGLSYVVLELVQLVWGRTAVPFTPPPSLQGPAFTIVQHPLQGLSLALGEAPLALCSAAGAACSKFPLTRAFMMLVALGMLLALWLLLTRTRIGLVIQAALTHPEMVEALGHNVPRVLMLVFGSGCALAALAGVIGGFTFVTEPSMAVIVGSIIFVVVVVGGVGSLAGAFVGSILIGLLQTLPLTVDGSLITLLNSLGIAAGPQTFGYPILRLSLAQVAPILPYLLMVLILIFRPKGLLGTRED from the coding sequence ATGCTCAGCTCCGGCCTCACGCTGATCTTCAGCATGATGGGGGTGCTGAACTTTGCCCATGCCAGCTTCTACATGCTGGGGGCCTACTTCGCCTACACCCTGGTGGGCGTGATCGGCTTCTGGCCGGCGCTGTTGGCGGCGCCGCTGCTGGTGGGCCTGGTGGGCGCGGGCTTCGAGCGCATGGCGCTGCGGCGCGTGCACAAGTTCGGCCATGTGCCCGAGCTGCTCATCACCTTCGGCCTGTCCTATGTGGTGCTGGAGCTGGTGCAGCTGGTGTGGGGCCGCACGGCGGTGCCGTTCACCCCGCCGCCCTCGCTGCAGGGGCCGGCCTTCACCATCGTGCAGCATCCGCTGCAGGGTCTCAGCCTGGCGCTGGGCGAGGCGCCGCTGGCGCTGTGCTCGGCGGCGGGGGCGGCCTGTTCCAAGTTCCCGCTCACGCGCGCCTTCATGATGCTGGTGGCGCTGGGCATGCTGCTGGCGCTGTGGCTGCTGCTCACGCGCACCCGCATCGGCCTGGTGATACAGGCGGCGCTGACGCATCCCGAGATGGTCGAGGCGCTGGGCCACAACGTGCCGCGCGTGCTGATGCTGGTGTTCGGCAGCGGCTGCGCGCTGGCCGCGCTGGCCGGCGTGATCGGCGGCTTCACCTTCGTCACCGAGCCCTCGATGGCGGTGATCGTCGGCTCCATCATCTTCGTGGTGGTGGTGGTGGGCGGCGTGGGTTCGCTGGCCGGCGCCTTCGTCGGCTCGATCCTGATCGGCCTGCTGCAGACCCTGCCGCTGACGGTGGACGGCTCGCTCATCACCCTGCTCAACAGCCTGGGCATCGCTGCTGGCCCGCAGACCTTCGGCTACCCCATTCTTCGGCTCAGCCTGGCGCAGGTGGCGCCGATTCTTCCCTATCTGCTGATGGTGCTGATCCTGATCTTCCGCCCCAAGGGCCTGCTCGGCACGCGCGAGGACTGA
- a CDS encoding branched-chain amino acid ABC transporter substrate-binding protein, translated as MHRAQRTATLATLAAAALLSCAGLAHAQKGETVKIAWIDPLSGLMGPVGQNQVKSFQFFAEKFNKTNPAGVKFEIVPIDNKLSPAESLNALKSAIDQGVRYVTQGNGSGVALALVDAINKHNERNPGKEILFLNHSAVDPDLTNSKCSYWHFRMDADTSMKMEAITTFLKDQSDVKKVFLLNQNYAHGHQVAKYAKELLARKRPDIQIVGEDLHPIAQVRDFAPYVAKIKASGADTVITGNWGSDLALLIKAANESGFNGKFYTYYAGVTGTPTAIGASGAGRVYQVAYNHNSMGGQMGKWSDEFKAKFNDDFYTGSVIHIYSALGDAMAKAKSTDPLKVAAALEGLKFKSFNGDVEMRKTDHQLQQPLYISVWQKVDAKHTYSPENTGYTFAEVKTYEPYVSSTPTSCQMKRP; from the coding sequence ATGCACAGAGCCCAACGAACCGCCACCCTGGCAACCCTTGCCGCCGCAGCGCTGCTCAGCTGCGCCGGCCTGGCCCATGCCCAGAAGGGCGAGACGGTGAAGATTGCCTGGATCGATCCGCTCTCCGGCCTGATGGGCCCGGTGGGTCAGAACCAGGTCAAGAGCTTCCAGTTCTTCGCCGAGAAGTTCAACAAGACCAACCCCGCCGGCGTGAAGTTCGAGATCGTGCCGATCGACAACAAGCTGAGCCCGGCGGAATCGCTGAACGCGCTGAAGTCGGCCATCGACCAGGGCGTGCGCTATGTCACCCAGGGCAATGGCTCGGGCGTGGCGCTGGCCCTGGTGGACGCGATCAACAAGCACAACGAGCGCAACCCCGGCAAGGAAATCCTGTTCCTGAACCATTCGGCGGTCGATCCCGACCTGACCAACAGCAAGTGCAGCTACTGGCACTTCCGCATGGACGCCGACACCTCCATGAAGATGGAGGCCATCACCACCTTCCTGAAGGACCAGAGCGACGTCAAGAAGGTGTTCCTGCTGAACCAGAACTACGCGCACGGCCACCAGGTCGCCAAGTACGCCAAGGAGCTGCTGGCGCGCAAGCGTCCGGACATCCAGATCGTCGGCGAAGACCTGCACCCGATCGCCCAGGTGCGCGACTTCGCGCCCTATGTGGCCAAGATCAAGGCCAGCGGCGCCGACACCGTGATCACCGGCAACTGGGGCTCGGACCTGGCGCTGCTCATCAAGGCCGCCAACGAGTCGGGCTTCAACGGCAAGTTCTACACCTATTACGCCGGCGTCACCGGCACGCCCACGGCGATCGGCGCCAGCGGTGCGGGCCGCGTCTACCAGGTGGCCTACAACCACAACAGCATGGGCGGCCAGATGGGCAAATGGTCCGACGAGTTCAAGGCCAAGTTCAACGACGACTTCTACACCGGCAGCGTGATCCATATCTACAGCGCGCTGGGCGATGCGATGGCCAAGGCCAAGTCCACCGACCCGCTCAAGGTGGCGGCGGCGCTGGAAGGGCTGAAGTTCAAGAGCTTCAACGGCGATGTGGAGATGCGCAAGACCGACCACCAGCTGCAGCAGCCGCTCTACATCTCGGTGTGGCAGAAGGTCGATGCCAAGCACACGTACAGCCCGGAGAACACCGGCTATACCTTTGCCGAGGTGAAGACCTACGAGCCCTATGTGTCCAGCACGCCCACCTCTTGCCAGATGAAGCGCCCTTGA